In a single window of the Flavobacterium sp. W4I14 genome:
- a CDS encoding chromosome segregation protein (product_source=KO:K03529; cath_funfam=3.40.50.300; cog=COG1196; ko=KO:K03529; pfam=PF02463,PF06470; smart=SM00968; superfamily=52540; tigrfam=TIGR02168) translates to MQLTRLEIKGFKSFGDKVTINFNEGVTAIVGPNGCGKSNVIDAMRWVLGEQSTKALRSEKMENIIFNGTKNRKQAQLAEVSLSFDNTKNILPTAYSQVTVTRKLYRNGDSEYRLNDVQCRLKDITDLFLDTGIGSDSYSIIELKMVDEIITNKEHSRRSLFEEASGISKYKLRKKQTFSKLKDTEADLERVEDLLFEIEKNLKTLENQARKAERYYKLKDQYRELSVQLATHRIAFFRTDLNALETQEQNLQVNRTALSTKIDIGEAELQKLKLGSISQEKNLSVQQKATNEFVSKIRAYESEKKVKNEQMRFLQEKETRLSGELEKDKNQVNHIKYNIKRLNEEVLTETEVFNRLESDLKSLKSTLDTLREQQQTEKNRIDNLVKLVNELQNQVYQSQKEIDILNIQKDALVQETNRNVDDTETKTLELKAFDHALAELDIQVREKQANIKNLTEAEELLKEKLAASEINLSSNKEKLTAENRKKDAKQNEYNLTKSLVDSLEGFPESIRFLKKNNAFAKSALLLSDILFCNEDYRIAIENYLEPVMNHYVVDQYADAVQAINLLTDASRGRANFFILENVPDKNPVIGTHEGLVSALSVIEVDKKYQHLCNLLLQNVYIAVAEQENLFKATPTDSLTILAKNGKYAQTKFTLAGGSVGLFEGKRIGRAKNLENLAKEIKVSESLINQYDAAIKAETDNIFNLKEASKINQINALQQEMNRLNNEHISVQTRRDQYQEFITTSENRKTDIAQKIVSIEKALSEKLPALVQLQKDQQEAHINLQEQQLNYQEIADQVNESAGKYNQDNIRFHQQQNKLSGLEKDLDYRFVQEEALNKRIAQNDKELQEALTQITATLQHTDLNDDTLLEMYQQREEMEKGLAEAEQAYFTSKGSINEVENDLTNIRKTREETDFLLTEIKDKKNALKIDLNALKERLAVEFNIDINDLLETDTEIEALESEFDLRQKVERMKRQLDEFGAINSMAMEAFKEMEERYTFIQNQKKDLNAAKTDLLQTIKEIDDTAKDKFMQAFTQAREHFIIVFRSLFNEEDSCDLILSDINNPLEADIDIIARPKGKRPLSINQLSGGEKTLTATALLFSLYLLKPAPFCIFDEVDAPLDDTNIDKFNNIIRKFSDQSQFIIVSHNKRTIASTDIIYGVTMVEQGVSRVVAVDLREVAA, encoded by the coding sequence ATGCAACTTACTAGGTTAGAAATTAAAGGTTTTAAGAGCTTTGGCGATAAAGTGACCATCAATTTTAATGAGGGCGTTACCGCTATTGTTGGCCCTAATGGTTGTGGAAAATCAAACGTAATCGATGCCATGCGCTGGGTTTTGGGCGAACAGAGCACCAAAGCACTTCGTTCAGAAAAGATGGAGAACATCATTTTCAACGGAACAAAAAACCGTAAACAGGCACAGCTTGCCGAAGTTTCATTAAGCTTTGATAATACCAAGAACATCCTGCCAACAGCCTATTCACAAGTTACTGTAACCCGTAAACTCTATAGAAATGGTGATAGTGAATATCGTTTAAACGATGTGCAGTGTAGGTTAAAAGACATTACCGACCTTTTTTTGGATACTGGAATCGGCTCTGATAGTTATTCGATCATTGAGCTGAAAATGGTTGATGAAATTATTACCAACAAAGAACATAGCCGCCGTTCCTTATTTGAGGAAGCATCAGGTATTTCGAAATACAAATTACGCAAAAAACAGACTTTCAGCAAGTTAAAAGATACAGAAGCCGATTTAGAGCGGGTTGAAGATTTACTTTTCGAGATCGAAAAAAACCTTAAAACCTTAGAAAATCAGGCACGTAAAGCTGAGCGTTATTATAAGTTAAAAGATCAATATCGCGAATTGAGTGTTCAGTTGGCTACACACCGTATTGCTTTCTTCCGTACCGATTTAAATGCTTTAGAAACACAGGAGCAAAATCTGCAGGTAAACCGCACAGCACTCAGTACTAAAATAGATATCGGTGAAGCCGAACTGCAAAAGCTTAAACTAGGCAGTATCAGTCAGGAAAAGAACCTTTCTGTACAACAAAAGGCCACAAATGAGTTTGTTTCCAAAATCCGTGCTTATGAAAGTGAGAAAAAAGTAAAAAACGAACAGATGCGTTTTTTACAGGAAAAAGAAACACGTTTATCTGGCGAGCTCGAAAAAGATAAAAATCAGGTTAACCATATTAAATACAACATCAAACGTTTAAATGAAGAAGTTTTAACAGAAACTGAAGTTTTTAACCGACTTGAATCTGATTTAAAAAGCTTAAAATCCACGCTCGACACTTTACGGGAGCAACAGCAGACCGAGAAAAACAGGATCGATAACCTGGTCAAATTGGTTAATGAGCTACAGAACCAAGTATACCAGTCGCAAAAGGAAATTGATATCCTAAATATTCAAAAAGATGCCCTGGTGCAGGAAACGAACCGGAATGTTGATGATACAGAAACTAAAACATTAGAATTAAAGGCTTTCGATCATGCCTTGGCCGAACTCGATATACAGGTTAGAGAGAAACAAGCCAATATTAAAAACCTAACGGAAGCTGAAGAACTTTTAAAAGAAAAACTAGCTGCTTCAGAAATCAATTTAAGTTCGAACAAGGAAAAACTTACGGCCGAAAACCGTAAAAAAGACGCCAAGCAGAACGAATATAACCTCACCAAATCGCTGGTTGATAGTTTAGAGGGTTTTCCTGAATCGATCCGTTTTTTGAAGAAAAACAATGCTTTTGCTAAAAGTGCCCTGCTCCTTTCTGATATTTTATTCTGTAATGAAGACTACCGCATAGCCATTGAGAATTATCTCGAACCGGTAATGAACCACTATGTGGTTGATCAATATGCAGATGCAGTACAGGCCATTAACCTTTTAACTGATGCCAGTCGCGGACGGGCAAACTTTTTCATTTTAGAAAATGTACCCGATAAAAACCCGGTTATTGGTACGCATGAGGGCCTGGTTTCAGCGTTATCAGTCATTGAAGTTGATAAAAAATACCAACACCTCTGCAACCTGCTTTTGCAAAATGTTTACATCGCAGTAGCTGAGCAAGAAAATTTGTTTAAAGCAACACCAACAGATAGTTTAACCATTTTGGCTAAAAATGGAAAATATGCCCAAACCAAATTCACTTTGGCGGGTGGCTCTGTAGGTTTATTTGAGGGAAAAAGGATTGGCCGTGCCAAGAATTTAGAAAACCTGGCCAAGGAAATCAAAGTTTCAGAATCGTTGATTAATCAGTATGATGCTGCAATTAAAGCTGAAACTGATAACATATTTAACCTGAAAGAAGCTTCAAAAATCAATCAGATCAATGCTTTGCAGCAAGAAATGAACCGTTTAAACAACGAACATATTTCTGTGCAGACCCGCCGGGATCAATATCAGGAATTTATTACTACAAGCGAAAACCGCAAAACAGATATTGCCCAAAAGATCGTATCAATAGAAAAAGCCTTATCGGAAAAGTTGCCGGCATTGGTTCAATTGCAAAAAGACCAGCAAGAAGCGCATATAAATTTACAGGAACAACAACTTAATTATCAGGAAATTGCCGATCAGGTAAACGAAAGCGCGGGCAAATATAACCAGGATAATATCCGTTTCCACCAACAACAAAATAAGTTATCAGGCTTAGAAAAAGACTTAGATTACCGTTTTGTTCAGGAAGAGGCTTTAAATAAGCGCATAGCACAAAACGATAAAGAATTACAGGAAGCACTGACCCAGATTACGGCAACGTTACAGCACACTGATCTGAACGACGATACGCTTTTAGAGATGTATCAACAACGTGAAGAAATGGAAAAAGGGCTTGCAGAAGCTGAGCAAGCTTATTTCACGAGCAAAGGAAGCATTAACGAGGTTGAAAACGACCTGACCAATATCCGTAAAACCCGCGAAGAAACCGATTTCTTATTAACGGAGATTAAGGATAAAAAGAATGCGTTAAAAATAGATCTGAATGCATTAAAAGAACGTTTAGCCGTCGAATTCAACATCGACATCAACGACCTTTTAGAAACAGATACCGAAATTGAAGCTTTAGAAAGTGAGTTCGATCTGCGCCAAAAGGTAGAGCGGATGAAACGTCAGCTTGACGAATTTGGCGCCATTAACTCCATGGCAATGGAGGCCTTTAAAGAAATGGAAGAGCGTTATACTTTTATCCAGAACCAGAAAAAAGACCTTAATGCTGCAAAAACCGATCTTTTACAAACGATTAAAGAGATAGACGATACCGCTAAAGATAAATTTATGCAGGCCTTTACCCAGGCCCGTGAGCATTTTATCATAGTTTTCCGTTCTTTATTTAACGAAGAAGATAGCTGCGACCTGATTTTATCAGATATCAATAATCCTTTGGAGGCCGATATTGATATTATTGCCCGTCCGAAAGGGAAAAGACCTTTATCCATCAATCAGTTATCCGGTGGAGAAAAAACATTAACGGCGACTGCGCTATTGTTTTCACTTTACCTGCTAAAACCTGCGCCTTTCTGTATTTTCGATGAGGTTGATGCGCCTTTGGATGATACCAATATCGATAAATTCAATAATATTATCCGTAAATTCTCCGATCAATCGCAGTTTATCATCGTATCGCACAACAAACGGACCATTGCAAGCACCGATATTATTTACGGGGTAACCATGGTAGAGCAGGGTGTTTCGAGGGTTGTAGCGGTTGATTTAAGGGAAGTAGCGGCTTAG
- a CDS encoding PIN domain nuclease of toxin-antitoxin system (product_source=COG3744; cog=COG3744; pfam=PF01850; superfamily=88723) has product MASNYYLLDTHCLLWFQENSPKIPKKVLDIIQNIENIIYFSQISLFEISIKQSLGKLPHFSVTVEDIYNQALLDGFTFLSIENSSIFNYNNVPLLNEHRDPFDRLIISSAIQQDATLLSADEKFMLYPTILKLFWQ; this is encoded by the coding sequence ATGGCATCTAATTACTATCTTTTAGATACACATTGCTTACTTTGGTTTCAGGAAAACAGTCCAAAAATCCCAAAAAAAGTATTGGATATTATTCAAAATATAGAAAATATCATTTACTTTAGTCAAATTAGTTTATTCGAAATCTCAATAAAACAATCTCTTGGTAAACTTCCCCATTTCAGTGTAACTGTTGAGGACATTTATAATCAAGCACTTTTAGATGGTTTTACTTTTTTATCAATTGAAAATTCCTCAATTTTCAATTATAATAACGTCCCATTGTTGAATGAACACAGAGATCCATTCGATCGGTTAATAATCTCTTCAGCGATACAACAAGATGCTACCTTATTATCCGCCGATGAAAAATTCATGTTGTATCCAACTATTTTAAAATTGTTTTGGCAGTAA
- a CDS encoding DNA helicase-2/ATP-dependent DNA helicase PcrA (product_source=KO:K03657; cath_funfam=3.40.50.300; cog=COG0210; ko=KO:K03657; pfam=PF00580,PF13361; superfamily=52540), whose amino-acid sequence MLFLNLKKTGADLDYLAGLNPQQRAAVENTKGPVMIVAGAGSGKTRVITFRVAHLIQTGTDPFNILVLTFTNKASKDMRERISKVVGAEAKNIWMGTFHSVFAKILRVEAEKIGYPSNFTIYDTDDSKSVIRAILKEMQLDDKLYAANFVFNRISSAKNNLISWGEYQANDQIQAEDIQNKRPLIGQIYETYAKRCFRAGAMDFDDLLFKTNILLKEHPDVLNKYQQKFRYLMVDEYQDTNFSQYTIVKKLAAAYQNICVVGDDAQSIYAFRGANIQNILNFERDYPDLKVYKLEQNYRSTQNIVDAASSIIANNKNQLEKNVFSENAEGERIKVSRAFTDNEEGKLVAEAIIQERSTKGYQHNDFAILYRTNAQSRAMEEGLRKLNIPYRIYGGQSFYQRKEIKDLIAYFRLTFNPKDEEAIKRVINYPKRGIGDTSIDKIIVAADQHGKTMWDVISNAHEYVDGRLANQLNDFALMVQSFQAEAKKLDAYDTALFIAQHAGILKELYTDDSVEGRARYENIQELLNGIKEFAEREDIEEKGLDIFMQDVALLTNDDKDGDKNKDTVSLMTIHSAKGLEFKNVFIVGLEENLFPSQMSLTNRTDLEEERRLFYVAITRAEVKLTLTYATSRYRWGTLTNCEPSRFINEISPKFLELDVKPAKSNSFEGNFDDDRKTWTSQPRDFFSKPKPAAGATTSAPPVRPKTTSLLAKAHVPTPGFTPSQPHEFQGGMEVEHEKFGFGKIISLEGTLPDVKATVFFQGLGNKQLLLKFAKLMIVK is encoded by the coding sequence TTGTTATTTTTGAACCTCAAAAAAACAGGAGCCGATTTGGATTATTTAGCAGGATTAAACCCACAACAAAGAGCAGCAGTAGAGAACACAAAAGGACCAGTAATGATTGTTGCGGGTGCAGGTTCTGGCAAAACCAGGGTAATTACCTTTCGCGTAGCCCACCTTATTCAAACCGGTACCGATCCATTTAACATCCTTGTTTTAACCTTTACCAACAAGGCTAGTAAGGATATGCGCGAGCGTATCAGTAAAGTTGTTGGCGCAGAGGCAAAGAACATTTGGATGGGTACTTTTCACTCTGTTTTTGCCAAGATTTTACGTGTAGAGGCCGAGAAAATCGGTTATCCAAGCAATTTTACCATTTACGATACGGATGATAGTAAAAGTGTAATCCGCGCTATTTTGAAAGAAATGCAGCTGGATGATAAATTATATGCAGCGAATTTTGTTTTTAATAGAATTTCATCAGCCAAAAATAATTTAATTTCCTGGGGTGAATACCAGGCTAACGACCAGATACAGGCCGAAGATATTCAGAATAAACGTCCATTAATCGGCCAGATTTACGAAACCTATGCCAAGCGCTGTTTCAGAGCTGGGGCAATGGATTTCGACGATTTGTTGTTCAAAACCAATATTTTATTAAAAGAACATCCTGATGTTTTAAATAAATATCAGCAGAAATTCAGGTACCTGATGGTGGATGAGTATCAGGATACCAACTTTTCGCAATATACCATTGTAAAAAAACTGGCAGCGGCTTATCAGAACATTTGTGTGGTAGGTGATGATGCGCAGAGTATCTATGCCTTCCGTGGTGCAAACATCCAGAACATATTAAATTTCGAACGCGATTATCCTGATTTAAAGGTTTATAAATTAGAACAGAATTACCGTTCTACCCAAAATATTGTTGATGCAGCGAGCAGTATCATTGCAAACAACAAAAACCAGCTCGAAAAAAACGTTTTCTCAGAAAATGCAGAAGGGGAAAGAATTAAAGTTTCGCGGGCTTTTACCGATAACGAAGAGGGAAAACTGGTTGCCGAAGCCATTATTCAGGAGCGCAGTACAAAAGGCTACCAACATAACGATTTTGCCATTTTGTATCGTACCAATGCACAAAGCAGGGCGATGGAGGAGGGTTTACGCAAATTAAATATTCCTTACCGGATATACGGCGGTCAGTCTTTTTACCAACGCAAAGAGATTAAAGATTTAATTGCGTATTTCCGTTTAACTTTTAATCCGAAGGATGAAGAAGCTATTAAACGCGTAATCAATTACCCAAAACGTGGTATTGGCGATACCTCGATCGATAAAATTATTGTTGCGGCAGATCAGCATGGAAAAACCATGTGGGATGTAATTTCGAATGCACACGAATATGTAGACGGGCGTTTAGCTAATCAATTGAACGATTTTGCATTGATGGTGCAAAGTTTTCAGGCAGAGGCAAAAAAGCTCGATGCTTATGATACGGCTTTGTTTATTGCCCAACATGCAGGGATTTTAAAAGAATTATATACTGATGATAGCGTTGAAGGGCGTGCGCGGTATGAAAATATCCAGGAGCTATTAAATGGTATTAAGGAATTTGCAGAACGCGAGGATATTGAAGAAAAAGGTCTTGATATCTTTATGCAGGATGTTGCCCTTTTAACCAATGATGATAAAGATGGAGATAAAAATAAGGATACGGTTTCTTTAATGACGATCCACTCGGCCAAAGGTTTGGAGTTTAAAAACGTGTTTATCGTAGGATTGGAAGAAAATCTGTTTCCGTCACAAATGTCGTTAACCAACCGCACTGATTTAGAGGAAGAGCGCCGTTTGTTTTATGTGGCCATTACCCGTGCCGAAGTAAAACTGACACTTACTTATGCCACATCCCGTTACCGCTGGGGAACGTTAACCAACTGCGAACCAAGCCGTTTCATTAACGAAATTAGTCCGAAATTTTTAGAACTGGATGTTAAACCAGCCAAGTCAAACAGTTTTGAAGGTAATTTCGACGATGACCGCAAAACATGGACCTCGCAGCCGCGTGATTTCTTTAGCAAACCGAAACCAGCGGCCGGCGCAACTACTTCTGCCCCACCTGTCCGCCCGAAAACAACATCGCTGTTGGCAAAAGCACACGTACCCACACCTGGCTTTACCCCATCTCAACCGCATGAATTTCAAGGCGGCATGGAGGTTGAGCACGAAAAATTTGGTTTTGGAAAAATTATCAGCTTGGAGGGTACCCTGCCTGATGTTAAGGCTACTGTATTCTTCCAGGGCTTAGGCAATAAACAGCTATTGCTTAAGTTTGCGAAACTGATGATTGTGAAATAA
- a CDS encoding cellulose synthase/poly-beta-1,6-N-acetylglucosamine synthase-like glycosyltransferase (product_source=COG1215; cath_funfam=1.20.5.190,3.90.550.10; cog=COG1215; pfam=PF00535; superfamily=53448; transmembrane_helix_parts=Outside_1_25,TMhelix_26_57,Inside_58_203,TMhelix_204_226,Outside_227_316,TMhelix_317_339,Inside_340_343,TMhelix_344_361,Outside_362_375,TMhelix_376_398,Inside_399_405), whose translation MRAYFCLIFYPHKSDLQIKNEKFAPIYFTIVILTLLEIILLSILAFCLLVQLYYVLFVHLRLANVGIEEIPLSAQKPLSIIVCARNEIVNLAQYLPTLLNQDYPEFEVVVVNDRSWDGTEEFLEQLEKKHRNLKVVKILDNDKFIAGKKFAVTMGIKAAKYDWLVFTDADCTPASEHWLMDMQQPADENTEIVLGYSPYMKKRSLLNALIRFETFFTAVNYLAFALKGMPYMGVGRNMAYKKSLFFKNKGFAAHMHIPSGDDDLFVNAHANKYNTEIRLHRDSHVWSKPNNTWGGYLRQKKRHFGAGKLYKSKHKFILSLQIVFQFLFYALFAACMFFSREAQYVALGILGLSIIIRCFIYPKLLKRLNYSDLRWWFPILDILLFLFLTLNGFLALFGKKKVNWK comes from the coding sequence TTGAGGGCATATTTTTGTTTAATTTTTTATCCACATAAAAGTGATTTACAGATTAAAAATGAGAAATTTGCGCCTATTTATTTTACCATCGTGATATTAACCCTGCTTGAAATTATTCTGCTCTCGATATTGGCTTTTTGCCTTTTGGTTCAGCTTTATTATGTACTTTTTGTTCATTTGAGATTGGCCAATGTAGGTATCGAGGAGATTCCACTATCTGCTCAAAAACCATTAAGTATAATTGTTTGTGCCCGAAACGAAATTGTAAATTTAGCGCAGTATCTGCCTACATTATTAAACCAGGATTATCCGGAGTTCGAAGTGGTAGTCGTTAATGATCGCTCGTGGGATGGTACAGAAGAGTTTTTAGAACAATTAGAGAAGAAACACCGTAACCTGAAAGTAGTTAAGATTTTAGATAACGATAAATTTATAGCAGGTAAGAAATTCGCGGTAACCATGGGAATAAAGGCCGCCAAGTACGATTGGTTGGTTTTTACTGATGCAGATTGTACACCAGCTTCTGAGCATTGGTTAATGGATATGCAGCAGCCTGCTGATGAAAATACTGAAATTGTTTTGGGCTACTCGCCCTATATGAAGAAAAGAAGCCTGCTAAATGCATTAATCCGCTTCGAAACCTTTTTTACTGCTGTAAATTACCTTGCTTTCGCTTTAAAAGGTATGCCGTATATGGGGGTTGGACGTAATATGGCCTATAAAAAATCGCTTTTTTTTAAAAATAAGGGCTTTGCAGCGCACATGCATATCCCATCAGGAGATGATGATTTATTCGTAAATGCACACGCCAATAAATACAATACAGAGATCCGTTTACACCGTGATAGTCATGTTTGGAGCAAGCCGAATAATACCTGGGGAGGTTACCTGAGGCAGAAAAAACGTCATTTTGGCGCCGGAAAGCTCTATAAATCGAAGCACAAGTTTATTTTAAGTCTTCAGATTGTTTTTCAGTTTTTGTTTTATGCGTTGTTTGCCGCCTGTATGTTTTTTAGCCGCGAGGCGCAATATGTAGCGCTGGGAATTCTCGGATTAAGCATCATCATCAGGTGTTTTATCTATCCAAAATTGCTGAAACGCTTAAACTATAGCGATTTGCGTTGGTGGTTCCCTATCTTAGACATACTTTTGTTTCTGTTTTTGACCCTGAACGGATTTTTAGCCTTGTTTGGCAAGAAAAAAGTAAACTGGAAATAA
- a CDS encoding Zn-dependent M28 family amino/carboxypeptidase (product_source=COG2234; cath_funfam=3.40.630.10; cleavage_site_network=SignalP-noTM; cog=COG2234; pfam=PF04389; superfamily=53187): MKILYILPLAMMLSCCSSVKNQNNTASGKLDTQLLKDVEVLSSDAYQGRKTGTKGAEMARAYIIERFQKLGLKSYPQHVNYAQEFTFNGRGNTKINGTNIIGYIPGKGSNVIVVSAHYDHLGVVKDEVFNGADDNASGTAGLLKIAAYFAKNKPNNTIIFASFDAEEMGLQGAKAFVGNPPVPINTIAIDLNMDMISHSDKGELYVCGTFKYPDLKKYVDTTKTNIKLLFGHDDPKQGHDDWTNQSDQGAFNAKNIPFLYFGVEDHKDYHKPTDEYSTITKPFFNNAASAVLDVVKSIDKQTGLQQLLKDKMIMMDNPRKSEKF; this comes from the coding sequence ATGAAAATCCTATATATCCTTCCCTTAGCCATGATGTTAAGCTGCTGTTCATCAGTAAAAAACCAAAATAATACTGCTTCCGGCAAGTTAGATACCCAATTGTTAAAAGATGTTGAGGTATTATCATCAGATGCTTATCAAGGTAGGAAAACTGGAACAAAAGGGGCTGAAATGGCCAGGGCATACATTATAGAAAGATTTCAAAAATTAGGGCTAAAATCTTATCCTCAGCATGTAAACTATGCCCAGGAATTCACTTTTAATGGACGGGGCAACACAAAAATAAATGGCACCAACATTATCGGCTACATTCCGGGCAAAGGAAGTAATGTTATTGTGGTATCTGCCCATTACGACCATTTAGGCGTAGTAAAAGACGAAGTTTTTAATGGTGCTGATGATAATGCATCGGGAACTGCAGGATTATTAAAAATTGCCGCCTATTTTGCTAAAAACAAACCCAATAACACGATCATTTTCGCTTCTTTCGATGCGGAAGAAATGGGCTTACAGGGTGCAAAGGCATTTGTAGGCAATCCACCAGTGCCTATTAATACTATCGCCATTGATTTAAATATGGATATGATCAGCCATAGTGATAAAGGTGAACTCTATGTCTGCGGGACTTTCAAATATCCTGATTTAAAGAAGTATGTAGATACGACTAAAACCAATATCAAATTACTTTTCGGCCACGACGATCCAAAACAGGGTCACGATGATTGGACAAACCAAAGCGATCAGGGCGCATTTAATGCTAAAAATATTCCATTTTTATATTTTGGTGTAGAAGACCACAAAGATTATCATAAACCTACAGACGAATATTCTACGATTACCAAACCATTCTTCAACAATGCAGCTAGTGCTGTATTGGATGTTGTAAAAAGTATCGACAAACAAACCGGCTTACAACAGTTGTTAAAAGATAAAATGATCATGATGGACAACCCTAGAAAATCAGAAAAATTTTAA
- a CDS encoding hypothetical protein (product_source=Hypo-rule applied; pfam=PF10047; superfamily=141694): protein MLATVKGYYEKGKITLKEKAPVQTKTEVIVTFLTDEQPAILKRIPGALKGKISIPDNFNDPLDDLKEYM, encoded by the coding sequence ATGCTAGCTACTGTTAAAGGATATTACGAAAAAGGAAAGATAACGTTGAAAGAAAAAGCACCTGTACAAACAAAAACCGAGGTTATTGTTACTTTTCTTACAGATGAACAACCAGCTATCTTAAAAAGAATTCCAGGTGCGCTGAAAGGTAAAATATCAATTCCAGACAATTTTAACGATCCTCTAGATGATTTAAAGGAGTACATGTAA
- a CDS encoding 16S rRNA (guanine527-N7)-methyltransferase (product_source=KO:K03501; cath_funfam=3.40.50.150; cog=COG0357; ko=KO:K03501; pfam=PF02527; superfamily=53335; tigrfam=TIGR00138), translated as MLDVKPDIVLKYFPDLSEKQIAQFSQLFDLYSFWNAQINVISRKDIEELYERHVLHSLGIAKVCNFKAGESVLDVGTGGGFPGIPLAILFPETEFYLVDSIGKKIKVVKEVASALGLENLRADHLRAEQIKEKFNFVVSRAVTRLGEFYPWIQGKFKKDSLNAIPNGILYLKGGDLAEEIKESKLKAELYPLSAYFEEDFFETKYVVYVPQ; from the coding sequence ATGCTAGATGTAAAGCCCGATATCGTTTTAAAATATTTTCCTGATCTAAGTGAAAAACAGATTGCTCAATTTTCGCAATTGTTTGATTTATATAGCTTTTGGAATGCACAGATTAATGTAATTTCGAGAAAGGATATCGAAGAATTATATGAGCGCCACGTATTGCATTCCCTGGGGATAGCTAAAGTATGCAATTTTAAAGCCGGCGAATCAGTTTTAGATGTAGGTACAGGTGGTGGTTTTCCAGGTATCCCATTGGCAATCTTGTTTCCTGAAACGGAGTTTTATCTGGTCGATTCTATCGGAAAAAAGATTAAAGTGGTAAAAGAGGTGGCTTCGGCATTAGGTTTGGAGAATTTAAGGGCCGACCATTTAAGAGCTGAGCAGATTAAGGAGAAATTTAATTTTGTGGTATCGAGAGCAGTAACCCGATTAGGCGAATTTTATCCATGGATACAGGGCAAATTTAAAAAAGACTCGTTAAATGCCATTCCAAATGGGATTTTGTACCTAAAGGGAGGTGATTTGGCAGAAGAAATCAAAGAATCAAAACTGAAAGCAGAATTATACCCGCTTTCAGCTTATTTTGAAGAAGATTTTTTTGAGACCAAATATGTGGTTTACGTACCGCAGTAG
- a CDS encoding hypothetical protein (product_source=Hypo-rule applied; cath_funfam=2.30.30.180,2.30.30.290), producing the protein MDIESFYTGYLTAQGEKIYLGDKIRGKFFYKMQVQYEMESQSFVLVSQNPQSPYRKYLLSDLEKIEGLSIVGNQLFFKAPKVGEKVKITVDNKGEFLPFGSLVEIIEVTNEWNVQAKSLDSEQLITLKIGEFLEDRSIY; encoded by the coding sequence ATGGATATAGAATCTTTTTATACAGGCTACCTTACGGCGCAAGGCGAGAAAATTTATCTGGGAGATAAAATAAGAGGTAAATTTTTCTATAAAATGCAGGTTCAATATGAAATGGAGAGCCAGTCTTTTGTATTGGTTTCACAAAATCCGCAATCACCTTATCGAAAATATCTTTTATCAGATTTGGAAAAAATTGAAGGGCTGAGTATAGTCGGAAATCAATTATTCTTTAAAGCGCCAAAAGTAGGAGAAAAGGTGAAAATTACAGTTGATAATAAAGGCGAATTTCTCCCCTTTGGTAGTTTGGTGGAAATTATTGAGGTGACAAATGAATGGAATGTACAAGCTAAATCATTGGATAGTGAACAATTAATTACACTCAAGATCGGAGAATTTCTCGAAGATCGATCTATTTATTAA